A genomic stretch from Desulfatitalea tepidiphila includes:
- a CDS encoding alpha/beta fold hydrolase: protein MNSVSTAFRNKGGLCRRSHGRRALSVTTGLTLMVLVFGAAKALAQWPQMVRSADGTAISCEVHGNGEPTLVFVHGWNCDARYWRAQVPYFAKRHRLVILDLAGHGHSAATRTRYSMRAFGEDVCAVTTAAGAARVILIGHSMGGSVIAEAARLMPDRVVGLIGVDTLENIEYPVTQEDADKMVVPFRKDFKAEIRRFVGEMISPRTDGRLREWILADMSAAPPEVAIGAMEEMLKQYISGEAAKIFEQIRVPVISVNGDLWPVNYDANRRHMASYEAIVLKDADHFLMMNRPEAFNRSLDKAIRMLTDTR from the coding sequence ATGAACAGTGTTTCAACTGCGTTTCGCAATAAGGGCGGGCTTTGCCGCCGATCCCACGGCAGGCGGGCGCTGAGCGTGACCACTGGCCTGACATTGATGGTGCTGGTTTTCGGAGCGGCGAAAGCCTTGGCGCAATGGCCCCAAATGGTGCGATCCGCGGATGGCACGGCGATTTCCTGTGAGGTCCACGGCAACGGGGAACCCACGCTGGTTTTCGTGCACGGCTGGAATTGCGATGCCCGCTACTGGCGGGCCCAGGTGCCCTATTTTGCGAAACGGCACCGCCTGGTCATCCTCGACCTGGCCGGTCACGGCCACTCGGCGGCGACGCGCACGCGCTATAGTATGCGTGCTTTCGGAGAGGATGTGTGTGCGGTGACAACGGCGGCGGGCGCGGCCCGGGTGATCCTGATCGGCCACTCCATGGGCGGGTCGGTGATCGCGGAAGCCGCCCGTCTCATGCCCGACCGCGTCGTCGGCCTGATCGGCGTGGACACCCTTGAAAATATCGAGTATCCGGTGACGCAGGAAGATGCTGATAAAATGGTCGTTCCGTTCAGGAAAGATTTCAAAGCCGAAATCCGGCGGTTCGTGGGGGAAATGATTTCGCCAAGAACCGATGGGCGGCTGCGCGAATGGATCCTGGCGGACATGTCGGCCGCGCCGCCGGAGGTGGCCATCGGTGCCATGGAGGAGATGCTGAAACAGTATATCAGCGGTGAAGCGGCAAAGATTTTTGAGCAGATCCGCGTCCCGGTCATCTCCGTGAATGGAGACCTGTGGCCGGTGAACTATGATGCCAACCGGCGGCACATGGCGTCGTATGAGGCCATTGTGTTGAAGGATGCCGATCATTTCCTGATGATGAACCGTCCGGAAGCGTTCAATCGGTCCCTGGACAAGGCGATCCGGATGCTGACGGATACGAGGTAG
- a CDS encoding PAS domain S-box protein, producing MRIDGGKDLDERTKSQTSGQAGVKPSGTGEAKPTTVMTPSRIETAKKRFFNEIRAVRDALGRKTGAHKLRESEEKFRSFFEVVKDPAFILEVDGRILEANREACERLGYSREEFLKMNIREVDASEQAELIPGRFEALRRQGHHLFETIHQARDGTRVPVEISARLFESSGNRLIFTICRDMTERKRAESALRESERRFSAFMAHLPASAFIKDGSGRILYANRYLEQLLGQQCIVGKTTEEMVPLEIAKRMRRDDLRVLTEGPILVKERLTDPNGAEIFFDTYKFAIEGHDVPAMVAGIAFDTTERVRVERELAETKILLQSAFNQTPVPMVLVSAPEAVILYANDAGREMLGIDGASLSGRSLDEISPTWQDFDGEGHPVPWNELPLILALQGATTKNKEMIVQRKDGSRRYEMVSAAPIYNSEGKIIAAFLVFPDITDRKRMEDALEKRVLALTQPLDDVENIAFEDLFNLSDLQRLQDLFAEVWGVGALITRPDGTPITRPSNFTYFCSEFIRKNEIGFRNCKISDATLGRHNPSGPTIGACLSAGLLGAGASITVAGRHIASWLIGQVRSETQSEAQTMAYARAIGADEAAFRDALLKVPVMPQKTFEQIAQSLFTLANQLSNTAYQNIQQARFIAERKKVEDKLARSEQNLKEAQRIARIGNWELDLVSNKLEWSESVYALFEIDPKEFGATAEAFLNAIHPADREKVEQAYYGSVKDGSSYEIAHRLLMEDGRIKWVNEIGHTEYDPQGRPIKSFGVVQDITAEKRAEEERQRFETQMREVQKLESLGLLAGGIAHDFNNLLMAILGNADLAALKLSAVSPARNHIEEVIRASHRGADLCRQMLAYSGKGHFVVGCHDLSEIVREMGQMLDVSISKKAILSYTLGEDLPAVEVDATQIRQVIMNLITNASEALGDRKGVISITTGVMACDDVYLATSYLDDRLPAGDYVYLEISDSGCGMDAEALKKMFDPFFTTKFTGRGLGLAAVLGIVRGHKGAIKVYSEVGRGTTFKILLPAVGRKAGDHERPGEEGAPLHGGGTILLVDDDPDIRDVASAMLEMLGFQVLTATNGRQGLEIFRTRGSEVVCVILDLMMPEMGGEEAFRELRRMRSDVRVILSSGYSEQEVAQRFIGRGLTGFIQKPYTMSNLRNALRRALD from the coding sequence ATGAGGATCGACGGTGGTAAAGATCTGGACGAACGGACAAAATCCCAGACGTCCGGCCAAGCCGGCGTGAAGCCCTCCGGTACCGGCGAGGCCAAGCCCACAACCGTCATGACCCCGTCGCGGATCGAAACGGCAAAGAAGCGATTCTTCAACGAGATCCGTGCTGTCCGCGATGCTTTGGGACGAAAGACGGGGGCGCACAAGCTGCGGGAGAGCGAGGAGAAATTCCGCAGCTTTTTCGAGGTCGTGAAAGACCCCGCATTCATACTGGAGGTGGATGGCCGAATTCTGGAGGCCAACCGGGAAGCCTGTGAGCGGTTGGGCTACAGCCGGGAAGAGTTTTTGAAAATGAACATCCGGGAGGTGGACGCTTCAGAACAGGCTGAGTTGATACCCGGGCGATTCGAGGCCCTGCGGCGGCAGGGCCATCATCTGTTCGAAACCATTCACCAGGCACGGGATGGCACCCGGGTCCCAGTGGAGATATCGGCCCGACTGTTCGAATCATCGGGAAATCGACTGATTTTCACCATCTGCCGAGACATGACGGAACGAAAGAGGGCGGAGTCGGCGTTAAGGGAGAGCGAGCGGCGTTTTTCCGCCTTCATGGCGCACCTGCCTGCCAGCGCTTTCATCAAGGATGGTTCAGGGCGTATATTATATGCCAACCGATACCTGGAGCAGCTTCTCGGACAGCAATGCATCGTCGGCAAAACTACCGAAGAAATGGTCCCGCTGGAGATCGCCAAGCGCATGCGCAGGGACGACCTGAGGGTCCTGACAGAGGGACCGATCCTCGTTAAGGAACGACTCACCGACCCGAACGGCGCCGAAATTTTCTTTGATACTTATAAATTCGCGATCGAGGGGCACGATGTGCCGGCCATGGTGGCAGGTATCGCGTTTGACACTACGGAACGCGTCCGGGTCGAAAGGGAACTGGCCGAAACCAAGATTCTGCTGCAATCGGCCTTCAACCAGACACCGGTTCCCATGGTCCTGGTCAGCGCTCCCGAAGCGGTCATTCTATATGCCAACGATGCCGGAAGGGAGATGCTGGGCATAGATGGAGCGTCCTTGTCGGGGCGGTCCCTGGATGAAATTTCACCCACCTGGCAGGATTTCGACGGCGAGGGCCATCCGGTTCCCTGGAACGAGCTGCCCCTGATCCTGGCGCTCCAGGGGGCAACGACCAAAAACAAGGAGATGATTGTACAGCGCAAGGATGGTAGCCGGCGATACGAGATGGTCAGCGCGGCTCCCATTTACAACAGTGAGGGGAAGATCATCGCCGCATTTCTGGTTTTTCCGGACATCACGGACCGCAAACGCATGGAGGATGCGCTCGAGAAGCGCGTCCTGGCGCTCACCCAGCCTCTGGACGATGTGGAGAACATTGCCTTCGAAGACCTGTTCAACCTTTCCGATCTTCAACGCCTGCAGGACCTCTTCGCGGAGGTCTGGGGCGTCGGTGCGCTCATCACCCGACCTGACGGGACACCCATCACGCGGCCAAGCAACTTCACCTATTTCTGCAGCGAGTTCATCCGCAAAAACGAGATAGGATTCAGAAACTGCAAGATCTCGGATGCGACCCTCGGCCGGCACAATCCTTCCGGGCCGACCATCGGGGCCTGTTTGAGCGCCGGCCTGCTGGGCGCGGGCGCCAGCATCACCGTCGCCGGACGCCACATCGCCAGCTGGCTGATCGGCCAGGTCCGCAGTGAGACGCAGAGCGAAGCGCAAACGATGGCCTACGCGCGCGCCATCGGCGCCGACGAGGCAGCGTTCCGCGATGCCCTGCTCAAAGTTCCCGTCATGCCCCAAAAGACTTTCGAACAGATCGCCCAATCCCTTTTCACTCTGGCCAATCAACTCTCCAACACGGCCTATCAGAATATTCAGCAGGCGCGGTTCATTGCCGAGCGCAAGAAAGTGGAGGATAAACTGGCGCGAAGCGAACAAAATCTCAAGGAAGCACAGCGGATCGCCAGGATCGGCAATTGGGAATTGGATCTGGTAAGCAATAAGCTGGAATGGTCGGAAAGCGTGTATGCGCTTTTTGAAATCGATCCCAAGGAGTTCGGCGCCACAGCCGAGGCGTTTTTGAATGCCATCCACCCGGCGGATCGCGAAAAGGTGGAACAGGCCTATTACGGCTCCGTCAAAGATGGCAGTTCATACGAAATCGCCCATCGTTTGCTGATGGAGGATGGACGGATCAAGTGGGTCAACGAGATCGGCCATACCGAATATGACCCACAGGGGCGTCCCATAAAATCCTTTGGCGTCGTGCAGGACATCACTGCGGAAAAGCGTGCGGAGGAAGAGCGCCAAAGGTTCGAGACCCAGATGCGCGAGGTGCAAAAACTCGAGAGCCTGGGGTTGCTCGCCGGAGGAATTGCCCACGATTTCAACAATCTGCTCATGGCCATCCTCGGGAACGCCGATCTGGCAGCCCTGAAGCTCTCTGCGGTGTCGCCGGCGCGCAATCATATCGAGGAGGTCATCCGGGCCTCCCATCGCGGTGCGGATCTGTGCCGTCAGATGCTTGCCTATTCCGGCAAGGGGCATTTCGTGGTCGGCTGCCACGACCTTTCGGAGATCGTCCGGGAAATGGGCCAGATGCTCGATGTGTCGATTTCCAAGAAAGCGATATTGAGCTACACACTTGGCGAGGACCTACCGGCGGTGGAGGTGGATGCCACCCAGATCCGTCAGGTGATCATGAACCTGATCACCAACGCGTCCGAAGCCCTGGGCGACAGGAAAGGGGTCATTTCGATCACGACCGGCGTCATGGCATGCGATGACGTCTATTTGGCCACGAGCTATCTGGATGACCGTCTCCCCGCGGGTGACTACGTTTACCTGGAAATTTCGGATAGCGGTTGCGGGATGGATGCCGAAGCCCTGAAAAAGATGTTCGATCCGTTCTTTACCACGAAATTTACCGGCCGGGGGCTGGGACTGGCGGCGGTGCTGGGCATTGTGCGGGGTCACAAGGGAGCGATCAAAGTTTACAGCGAAGTGGGCCGGGGAACCACCTTCAAGATCCTCCTGCCCGCTGTGGGGCGGAAAGCAGGCGACCATGAGAGGCCGGGTGAAGAGGGCGCGCCGCTGCATGGCGGCGGCACTATCCTGCTCGTCGACGATGATCCCGATATCCGTGACGTGGCATCTGCGATGCTGGAGATGTTGGGTTTTCAGGTTCTGACGGCGACCAATGGCCGGCAGGGCTTAGAGATCTTCCGCACCCGGGGGTCAGAGGTCGTGTGTGTCATTCTCGATCTCATGATGCCCGAGATGGGGGGGGAGGAGGCATTTCGGGAGCTGCGCAGGATGCGAAGCGATGTGCGCGTGATCCTGTCGAGCGGTTACAGCGAGCAGGAGGTGGCGCAACGTTTTATCGGCAGAGGGTTGACAGGGTTTATCCAGAAGCCGTACACCATGTCCAATCTGCGCAATGCACTGCGCCGCGCCCTCGATTGA
- a CDS encoding putative adhesin: MNSKVTIRDEAPGDIIAISEVTIDAFKTSAISQLTEQFIVQALRAAKEEDMDIYVCGHGGWGVDGRSSIFVQVPAGTEVVFYKEIGDVLYVSEAEAILRGAPNALRPVRVIRSFESCPEMTLFPAREFWRNLGAAATAGGANWHAVASPTQLSYFLRAYTPSRLHWIACSSRMLEPVKR, encoded by the coding sequence TTGAATTCAAAGGTCACTATCAGGGACGAGGCGCCCGGCGACATTATCGCGATAAGCGAGGTGACCATCGACGCATTCAAGACCTCGGCGATCAGTCAGCTCACAGAGCAGTTTATCGTACAGGCGTTGCGTGCTGCCAAGGAGGAGGATATGGACATTTATGTGTGCGGTCATGGAGGATGGGGCGTCGATGGTCGGTCCTCGATTTTTGTGCAGGTGCCGGCAGGCACGGAGGTTGTGTTCTACAAGGAGATCGGAGACGTTCTTTATGTGAGTGAAGCCGAAGCTATCCTGAGAGGGGCCCCCAATGCGCTTCGCCCGGTCCGAGTGATCCGATCCTTCGAGAGTTGCCCGGAGATGACACTTTTTCCGGCGCGAGAATTCTGGCGGAATCTCGGTGCCGCCGCGACCGCGGGAGGCGCCAACTGGCACGCAGTGGCGAGCCCTACACAGTTGAGCTACTTTCTTCGTGCCTATACACCATCCCGCCTTCATTGGATCGCCTGCAGCAGCCGCATGTTAGAGCCGGTCAAGCGCTGA
- a CDS encoding DUF2971 domain-containing protein yields MIKDITQKLYADIPREILYHYTTFSGLLGIVGSRALWASDIRYMNDSAELKHTADLIAKEISRRIAAGHPNPNLLNQFLDWVSHRITNGHLLFGASFRSNGNLLSQWRGYSRLGKGVSLGFNPAYILKCAQAQSFQIGKCIYDPDEQRRLIVRVVDAVEALVEQRPKVSDSDNPCSSLPYHAAFQHIEGDLLRIAAVLKHPSFEEEAEWRIVSPAITDYLNAPVLFREGASMLVPYVEFKFQPENGRPIALEHVFLGPTPNINISMNSLNMYLRKNKVTPARGADYCQIPFRQK; encoded by the coding sequence ATGATCAAGGACATCACTCAGAAACTTTACGCCGACATCCCCCGGGAAATCCTCTATCACTACACCACCTTCTCCGGTCTCCTGGGCATCGTGGGCAGCCGCGCCCTGTGGGCCAGCGACATCCGCTACATGAACGATTCGGCCGAACTCAAGCACACGGCCGACCTGATCGCCAAGGAGATCAGCCGGCGCATCGCCGCAGGCCATCCCAACCCCAATCTGCTCAACCAGTTCCTCGATTGGGTCTCCCATCGCATCACCAACGGCCACCTGCTCTTCGGCGCTTCGTTCCGCTCCAACGGCAACCTGCTCAGCCAGTGGCGCGGTTACAGCAGACTGGGCAAGGGCGTCAGCCTGGGCTTCAACCCCGCCTATATCCTCAAATGCGCCCAAGCCCAGTCGTTTCAGATCGGCAAGTGCATCTACGATCCGGATGAACAGCGCCGGCTCATCGTCAGGGTGGTCGACGCCGTCGAAGCCCTTGTCGAGCAGCGCCCCAAAGTATCCGATTCGGACAATCCCTGCAGCTCGCTGCCCTACCACGCCGCGTTCCAGCACATCGAAGGCGACCTGCTGCGCATCGCGGCCGTGCTCAAGCATCCCTCGTTCGAGGAAGAGGCCGAGTGGCGCATCGTTTCGCCGGCCATCACCGACTATCTCAACGCCCCGGTGCTTTTTCGCGAAGGCGCCTCCATGCTGGTTCCCTACGTGGAATTCAAGTTCCAGCCCGAGAACGGCAGGCCCATCGCACTGGAGCACGTCTTTCTGGGCCCGACGCCCAACATCAACATCTCCATGAACTCCCTGAACATGTACCTGCGCAAAAATAAGGTCACGCCCGCGCGAGGTGCCGACTACTGCCAGATCCCCTTCCGTCAGAAATAG
- a CDS encoding acetate--CoA ligase family protein, which translates to MNKDQALQLIETARKEGRKTLSEYEAKQVLTAWDIPVTREILVGDRAALAGALNAIGFPLVMKGCAAEIAHKTEKNLVRVDVRGEAEAVAAFDGIMAGLDGKGGVLVQEMIGGRRELVMGLTRDPQFGACVMFGLGGIFTEILKDISFRKAPLEHHDAMEMMGDIKGHKILEAVRGMPAADTGALADMLIRIGQIGVEIEAVAEIDLNPVILDGARPVAVDALIVVK; encoded by the coding sequence ATGAACAAGGATCAAGCCCTGCAACTGATCGAGACCGCCCGCAAAGAGGGGCGCAAAACGCTCTCCGAATACGAAGCCAAACAGGTGCTGACCGCCTGGGACATTCCCGTGACCCGGGAGATTCTGGTCGGGGATCGCGCGGCCCTGGCCGGCGCCCTGAACGCCATCGGCTTTCCCCTGGTGATGAAAGGGTGCGCCGCCGAGATCGCACACAAGACCGAAAAGAACCTCGTGCGCGTGGATGTCCGTGGCGAGGCCGAAGCCGTTGCCGCCTTCGACGGGATCATGGCCGGCCTGGACGGCAAGGGCGGCGTGCTGGTCCAGGAGATGATCGGCGGCCGGCGCGAGTTGGTGATGGGCCTGACGCGCGATCCCCAGTTCGGGGCCTGCGTCATGTTCGGCCTGGGCGGGATATTCACCGAGATTCTCAAGGACATCTCGTTCCGCAAGGCGCCCCTCGAACACCATGACGCCATGGAGATGATGGGCGACATCAAGGGCCATAAGATCCTGGAGGCCGTGCGCGGCATGCCGGCCGCCGACACCGGGGCCCTGGCCGACATGCTGATCCGCATCGGGCAGATCGGCGTGGAGATCGAGGCCGTGGCCGAAATCGACCTCAACCCCGTGATTCTGGACGGCGCCCGACCGGTGGCCGTGGATGCGTTGATCGTGGTGAAATAG
- a CDS encoding CoA-binding protein has product MAPTTTQTSPIDFERIFHPKRIAIVGVSQEGLGFGAGIFVSLRLIGFEGEIFLVNPKGGELNGEPIHRSVEEIPRAIDFAIIAVAARAVPEVLEACRLKGAAGAEIFSSGFKELGTAEGIALEQEIVRVAARGIRVIGPNCFGIYCPRSGLTVLPGPDLSRETGPVAFSSQSGGMAVDFANAGKSVGLKFSKVVSFGNGCDLRETELLDYYREDPETGLVAMYIEGIRDGDAFFESLRRTTARKPVIVNKGGLSAAGRRAVQSHTASMGGSREIWQSILRQANAVQVGDMGEMVQTCLAFSLLPPQTFHNITVLGGGGALGVAAADLAENFGLQIPAFEPDLAGRIDELLPKPGSSPGNPVDVANPFVPPKTLKAIMRLAAGDPRIDLQIFTSLLHHYKNMAMLTGRPIKAVTPYLELADDIREVAAETGKPIVVILSNPKSGPDHLDVVDMFVDARRAFIERGIPVFAELRDALRAIGHLNAYYERKS; this is encoded by the coding sequence ATGGCCCCAACGACAACGCAAACATCCCCAATCGACTTCGAACGCATCTTCCATCCCAAACGGATCGCCATCGTCGGGGTTTCCCAGGAGGGGCTCGGCTTCGGCGCCGGCATTTTCGTCTCCCTGCGGCTCATCGGGTTCGAAGGTGAAATTTTCTTGGTCAATCCCAAGGGCGGCGAGTTGAACGGCGAGCCGATCCATCGCAGCGTGGAGGAGATTCCCCGCGCCATCGATTTCGCCATCATCGCCGTGGCGGCCCGGGCCGTGCCCGAAGTGCTCGAAGCGTGCCGCCTCAAGGGTGCAGCCGGCGCCGAAATTTTTTCATCCGGTTTCAAGGAGTTGGGAACCGCCGAGGGCATCGCCCTGGAACAAGAGATCGTGCGGGTGGCGGCCCGGGGCATCCGCGTCATCGGCCCCAACTGTTTCGGCATCTACTGCCCCCGCAGCGGCCTTACCGTGTTGCCGGGTCCCGACCTTTCCCGGGAGACCGGTCCGGTAGCCTTCTCGTCCCAGAGCGGCGGCATGGCCGTGGATTTTGCCAACGCCGGCAAGTCGGTGGGCCTGAAATTCAGCAAGGTGGTCAGCTTCGGCAACGGCTGCGATCTGCGCGAAACCGAGTTGCTCGACTATTACCGCGAGGATCCTGAAACCGGCCTGGTGGCCATGTATATCGAGGGCATCCGCGACGGCGACGCTTTTTTCGAATCCCTGCGGCGCACCACGGCCAGAAAGCCGGTGATCGTCAACAAGGGCGGCCTCTCGGCGGCCGGCCGCCGGGCAGTGCAGAGTCATACCGCCTCCATGGGCGGCAGCCGCGAGATCTGGCAGTCGATCCTGCGCCAGGCCAATGCCGTGCAGGTGGGCGACATGGGCGAGATGGTGCAGACTTGCCTGGCCTTCAGCCTGTTGCCCCCGCAGACTTTTCACAACATCACGGTGCTGGGCGGCGGCGGCGCCCTGGGTGTGGCGGCCGCGGACCTGGCCGAAAACTTCGGCTTGCAGATCCCGGCCTTTGAACCCGATCTGGCCGGCCGCATCGACGAACTGCTGCCCAAACCCGGATCGAGCCCCGGCAATCCGGTGGACGTGGCCAATCCCTTCGTGCCACCCAAAACGCTCAAGGCGATCATGCGACTGGCGGCCGGCGATCCGCGCATCGATCTGCAGATCTTTACTTCCCTGCTGCATCATTATAAGAATATGGCCATGTTGACAGGACGACCGATCAAGGCCGTGACCCCCTACCTGGAACTGGCCGACGACATCCGCGAGGTGGCGGCGGAAACCGGCAAACCCATCGTCGTCATCCTGTCCAACCCCAAGAGCGGGCCGGATCACCTGGATGTGGTCGATATGTTCGTGGATGCCCGCCGCGCCTTCATCGAGCGCGGCATACCGGTATTCGCGGAATTGCGCGACGCACTTCGGGCCATCGGACATCTCAACGCGTATTATGAAAGGAAATCATGA
- a CDS encoding DMT family transporter, whose amino-acid sequence MPPIVITLLSLLVGALLSIYLPMNSMVSRHLGSAITANITFFLMALVTSIVLFAVWGDPASLVRLRSVPIYLYLTGFVSAFIVLATTYLIPRIGVRQFFILTVSGQILTALVVGHFGLLSTPVDPLSAKKLVGAALVMLGAVFSTL is encoded by the coding sequence ATGCCCCCCATAGTTATCACCCTCCTCTCCCTGCTGGTCGGGGCCCTGCTTTCCATCTATCTGCCGATGAACAGCATGGTCTCCCGGCATTTGGGATCGGCCATCACGGCCAACATCACCTTCTTTCTCATGGCGCTGGTCACCTCCATCGTTCTGTTCGCCGTGTGGGGCGATCCCGCCAGCCTGGTGCGCCTCAGGTCCGTGCCCATCTATTTGTATCTGACCGGCTTCGTCAGTGCCTTCATCGTCCTGGCCACCACCTATCTGATCCCGCGCATCGGGGTGCGCCAGTTTTTCATCTTGACCGTGAGCGGCCAGATCCTCACCGCCCTGGTGGTCGGCCATTTCGGCCTGCTCTCCACACCGGTCGATCCACTGTCCGCCAAGAAACTCGTCGGCGCCGCCCTGGTCATGCTGGGCGCCGTTTTTTCCACGCTCTGA
- a CDS encoding DNA-3-methyladenine glycosylase I, whose product MKDDKPRCPWPSDDALMVAYHDHEWGVPVHDDRLWMEHITLDAFQAGLSWRTVLHKREAFRQVFHGFDPLRMVRMTEPEIEAALLNPAIIRNRQKVRAAVHNAACFLSLAEAHGSFSDFIWSFTDGRVVHNRWKRAEQIPPNTPLSDRVSKALKQAGFAFVGSTICYAFLQAAGVINDHLVGCFRHGEILVMQR is encoded by the coding sequence ATGAAAGACGACAAACCCAGGTGCCCCTGGCCCAGCGACGATGCCCTCATGGTGGCCTATCATGACCATGAGTGGGGCGTGCCGGTTCATGACGACCGCCTCTGGATGGAACACATTACCCTGGACGCATTTCAGGCCGGTCTCTCGTGGCGTACCGTGCTGCACAAGCGCGAAGCGTTCCGACAGGTCTTTCACGGTTTCGACCCCCTGCGTATGGTGCGCATGACCGAACCGGAGATCGAAGCGGCCCTGTTGAATCCGGCCATCATCCGCAACCGCCAGAAGGTGCGCGCCGCAGTCCACAACGCTGCCTGCTTTCTGTCGCTGGCAGAGGCCCACGGATCGTTCAGCGACTTCATCTGGTCGTTCACCGACGGCCGGGTGGTGCACAACCGCTGGAAGCGGGCGGAGCAGATCCCGCCCAATACGCCGCTCTCCGACCGGGTCAGCAAGGCGCTCAAGCAGGCCGGCTTCGCCTTTGTGGGCAGCACGATCTGCTACGCTTTCCTGCAGGCCGCCGGCGTGATCAACGACCATCTGGTCGGCTGCTTCCGACACGGGGAGATCTTGGTGATGCAGCGATAG
- a CDS encoding serine hydrolase domain-containing protein produces MKRSVKLGLIGGILVGGLAVIALIASFFKGMPIGTGYTAKYLCSSTFISGRDPEPVFREDVLPVNPMAHLVSYEIDPVARSVRASSLGLVSSTAIYREGCGCSLIANTTAGGMNAKPPLPPDFKRLPPARPSDRPWPHGSGDPVDPAGVGVDADRLAQVVDQAFAEPGPEPRRNTRAVLVVYRGQLIAERYADGFHKEMPMLGWSMSKSVTSALVGVLVGEGKLDIMAPAPVPEWNDPSDPKRSITTDQLLRMSSGLAFDEVYAPFYDVTNMLYSSADFGAFAAEKRLAAPPGTEWQYSSGTANIVARIVREAVAPDAAYYYPALYEKFFDRIGMSSAILEPDASGTFVGSSYIFATARDWARFGLLYLQDGVWNGERILPEGWVAYTTTPTPPAPKGEYGAMFWLNAGAPGDPNDRRWPDAPRDAYAAEGFQEQKVIVIPSRDTVLVRFGATSDRSTWNTSRFIHDVLAALP; encoded by the coding sequence ATGAAACGCAGCGTCAAATTAGGCCTCATCGGTGGGATCCTGGTCGGCGGACTGGCCGTGATCGCTCTGATCGCCTCCTTTTTCAAGGGCATGCCCATCGGTACGGGCTATACTGCCAAGTATCTCTGTTCGAGCACCTTCATTTCCGGGCGCGACCCGGAACCCGTCTTTCGCGAGGATGTGCTGCCGGTCAATCCCATGGCGCACCTGGTCTCCTACGAGATCGACCCCGTCGCCAGGAGCGTCCGCGCCTCGTCGCTGGGACTCGTCTCCAGTACGGCCATCTACCGGGAGGGGTGCGGCTGTAGCCTGATCGCGAACACGACCGCGGGCGGGATGAACGCCAAGCCGCCGCTCCCCCCGGATTTCAAGCGGCTGCCGCCCGCGCGCCCGTCGGATCGACCGTGGCCGCACGGCAGCGGCGATCCGGTCGATCCGGCCGGTGTCGGCGTGGATGCCGACCGGCTGGCGCAGGTCGTGGACCAGGCCTTCGCCGAACCCGGTCCCGAGCCCAGGCGCAACACCCGGGCCGTCCTGGTGGTCTATCGCGGGCAACTGATCGCCGAGCGTTATGCCGACGGTTTTCACAAGGAGATGCCCATGCTTGGCTGGTCCATGAGCAAGAGCGTGACCAGCGCCCTGGTGGGCGTGCTGGTCGGTGAGGGCAAGCTCGATATCATGGCCCCGGCCCCAGTGCCCGAGTGGAATGATCCCAGCGATCCAAAGAGATCGATCACGACAGATCAATTGCTGCGCATGAGCAGCGGCCTCGCCTTCGACGAGGTGTACGCACCCTTTTACGACGTCACCAACATGCTTTACAGCAGCGCAGATTTTGGGGCCTTTGCCGCGGAAAAGCGGCTCGCCGCGCCGCCCGGTACGGAGTGGCAATACTCCAGCGGCACGGCCAATATCGTGGCGCGCATCGTGCGCGAGGCGGTAGCCCCGGATGCCGCCTACTATTACCCGGCGCTCTATGAGAAATTTTTCGACCGCATCGGCATGTCCAGCGCCATCCTGGAGCCGGATGCCTCGGGCACCTTCGTGGGCTCCTCCTATATCTTCGCCACGGCCCGGGACTGGGCGCGTTTCGGCCTGCTCTATCTGCAGGACGGCGTCTGGAACGGCGAGCGCATCCTGCCCGAAGGGTGGGTGGCCTATACGACCACGCCCACACCGCCGGCGCCCAAAGGGGAGTACGGCGCCATGTTCTGGCTCAATGCCGGCGCGCCGGGCGATCCCAACGACCGACGGTGGCCCGATGCCCCGCGCGACGCTTATGCCGCCGAAGGGTTCCAGGAACAGAAGGTGATCGTCATCCCATCCCGCGACACGGTCCTGGTGCGCTTCGGGGCCACCTCCGACCGAAGCACATGGAACACCAGCCGCTTTATCCACGACGTATTGGCGGCCCTGCCATGA